The Calorimonas adulescens genome has a segment encoding these proteins:
- the spoIIR gene encoding stage II sporulation protein R, with amino-acid sequence MKWAVAILVTTLIAVLLTGYILPDKDLQVDLSNKLLRFHVIANSDDEADQQLKLKVKDAIVECLDPYLTATDSKNDAMVLINSKLNDIQRTAEEVIKEEGYEYPVKVSIGKFDFPVKSYGAITLPSGEYDALRIVIGKGDGKNWWCVLFPPLCFVDTAHGKVRDNTKEELSRVLSKNEIEEISSDRPEIKFKAVEIVENIASKVSDTLKLAFQKRPPD; translated from the coding sequence GTCTTACTGACGGGATACATTTTACCAGACAAGGACCTGCAGGTTGACCTGTCAAATAAACTGCTGAGATTTCACGTAATAGCCAACAGCGATGATGAAGCCGATCAACAGTTGAAATTAAAGGTCAAGGATGCGATTGTCGAATGTTTGGACCCGTACCTTACAGCAACAGACAGCAAAAATGATGCAATGGTCTTGATTAACAGTAAACTAAATGATATACAAAGAACTGCTGAAGAGGTTATAAAAGAAGAGGGTTATGAATATCCAGTCAAGGTGTCCATAGGGAAATTTGATTTTCCTGTCAAGTCCTATGGGGCTATCACTTTACCATCGGGAGAGTATGATGCGCTTCGTATAGTGATTGGCAAGGGAGACGGGAAAAATTGGTGGTGCGTTCTCTTCCCTCCGCTCTGCTTTGTTGACACAGCCCATGGCAAGGTCCGTGATAATACAAAGGAAGAGCTGTCACGGGTACTTAGTAAGAATGAAATTGAAGAGATATCCTCTGATAGGCCGGAAATAAAATTTAAGGCTGTGGAGATAGTGGAAAATATAGCCAGCAAGGTATCCGATACTCTGAAGCTGGCATTTCAGAAAAGACCTCCGGATTAA
- a CDS encoding peptide ABC transporter substrate-binding protein — MKRRFIIMLAALLVLSMALSACSGQTTHQNQESQQSGKQTAPIEITYNLQTEPRSVDPAKNTAIDGGTVIYHVFEGLTRLDKNNKAEPAVAEKWDVSSDGLTYTFHLRDGVKWSDGKPVTAKDFEYAWKRVLNPDTGSEYAYQLYYIKNGEKYNKGEAKAEDVGVVAKDDKTLELTLESPTPYILELLAFFTYMPVRQDIVEKDPDGWAQNPETYIGNGAFVMKEWNHNDSIVFEKNPNYWDAGRIKPDKLTFVMINDASTELAAFDNNQIDFGDNPPANDFPRLREDGVLHIDPSLATYGYVFNTKKAPFDNPKVRKAFSLAIDRKAIVETPPQVGQKPAGGWVPPGLPDADATKDFREIGGDYYDVNKASVEEAQKLLAEAGYPGGKGLPEITLLYNTSEGHKQIAEMLQEMWKKNLGVEVKLANEEWQVFLDDRANGNYQIARLGWFADYIDPMTFLDMFTTGSGNNDSGWSNKEYDDLIDKAKRTTNAAERMQYMHQAENILMDEMVVIPIYFYVNSYIVKPNLKGYHVDPLGYTYFHEAYKE; from the coding sequence TTGAAAAGGAGATTTATAATTATGCTGGCTGCATTGCTGGTGCTCAGTATGGCTTTATCAGCATGCAGCGGCCAGACCACACATCAAAATCAGGAGTCACAACAGTCTGGCAAACAAACAGCGCCTATAGAAATAACCTATAACCTGCAGACAGAACCAAGGAGCGTCGACCCTGCGAAGAATACAGCAATAGATGGGGGTACTGTTATATATCACGTGTTTGAGGGGCTCACAAGGCTGGATAAAAATAATAAGGCAGAACCGGCAGTGGCAGAAAAGTGGGATGTATCCAGTGACGGCCTTACCTATACCTTTCATCTGAGGGACGGAGTAAAATGGTCTGACGGAAAACCGGTTACCGCCAAGGATTTCGAGTATGCCTGGAAGAGGGTATTAAACCCTGATACTGGTTCAGAGTACGCATACCAGCTCTATTACATCAAAAACGGTGAAAAATATAATAAGGGAGAGGCAAAGGCTGAGGATGTAGGTGTTGTGGCCAAAGACGATAAGACATTAGAACTCACCCTCGAGTCTCCAACCCCTTATATACTTGAACTTCTGGCTTTCTTTACCTACATGCCAGTAAGGCAGGACATAGTCGAAAAAGACCCCGACGGCTGGGCCCAGAATCCTGAAACATATATTGGTAACGGCGCATTTGTTATGAAGGAATGGAATCACAACGACTCCATAGTCTTTGAGAAAAACCCCAATTACTGGGATGCTGGCAGGATAAAGCCCGATAAATTGACCTTTGTGATGATTAATGATGCATCCACAGAACTGGCAGCGTTTGATAACAATCAGATTGATTTTGGTGATAATCCTCCAGCCAATGACTTCCCAAGACTGAGAGAAGACGGTGTTCTCCATATAGACCCAAGCTTAGCCACATATGGATACGTCTTCAATACAAAAAAAGCCCCCTTTGACAATCCAAAGGTACGCAAGGCATTTTCTCTCGCAATAGATAGAAAGGCTATAGTGGAAACACCTCCACAGGTCGGACAGAAGCCAGCCGGTGGATGGGTACCACCCGGGTTGCCTGATGCTGACGCCACCAAAGATTTCAGAGAAATTGGTGGAGACTATTATGATGTAAACAAAGCCAGTGTGGAGGAAGCCCAAAAACTGCTTGCCGAGGCTGGTTATCCTGGCGGTAAGGGCCTGCCAGAGATAACACTGCTATATAATACCAGTGAAGGTCACAAGCAGATTGCTGAGATGCTGCAGGAAATGTGGAAGAAAAACTTAGGAGTGGAAGTCAAACTGGCTAATGAGGAATGGCAAGTATTCTTGGATGACAGGGCAAACGGAAACTATCAGATTGCAAGGCTTGGCTGGTTTGCCGATTATATAGACCCCATGACATTCCTTGATATGTTTACCACGGGTAGTGGAAACAATGATTCAGGCTGGAGCAACAAAGAATACGATGACCTTATTGACAAAGCAAAGCGTACTACCAACGCTGCAGAACGAATGCAGTACATGCATCAGGCAGAGAATATCCTTATGGATGAGATGGTTGTCATCCCAATATACTTCTATGTAAATTCATATATAGTAAAACCCAACCTGAAAGGCTATCACGTGGACCCGCTGGGATACACCTACTTCCATGAGGCATATAAAGAGTAA